A portion of the Malania oleifera isolate guangnan ecotype guangnan chromosome 3, ASM2987363v1, whole genome shotgun sequence genome contains these proteins:
- the LOC131151097 gene encoding trifunctional UDP-glucose 4,6-dehydratase/UDP-4-keto-6-deoxy-D-glucose 3,5-epimerase/UDP-4-keto-L-rhamnose-reductase RHM3-like, which translates to MTSDKKDPYVPKKILITGAAGFIASHVTNRLIKNYPSYKIVALDKLDYCSSIENLCPSRSSPNFKFVRGDIASADLVNHLLITEEIDTIMHFAAQTHVDNSFGNSFEFTNNNIYGTHVLLEACKVTRRIKRFIHVSTDEVYGETDLETDIGNPEASQLLPTNPYSATKAGAEMLVMAYHRSYGLPTITTRGNNVYGPNQFPEKLVPKFILRAMKGEPLPIHGDGSNVRSYLYCEDVAEAFEVVLHKGVIGHVYNVGTKKERQVLDVARDICKLFGLNPDEVIEFVQDRPFNDKRYFLDDQKLKKLGWEERTTWEEGLKMTKEWYTKNPDWWGDITVALHPHPGISLISLCNDDDCSVRQRGTKDCSYASKGESTTNRSSSTLKFLIYGKSGWIGGLLGNLCRDDRIDFEYGRGRLEDRKSLAEDIARVRPTHVFNAAGVTGRPNVDWCESHKVETIRTNVVGTLTLADVCKEHGLLMMNFATGCIFEYDEGHLEGSGIGFKEDDKPNFIGSFYSKTKAMVEELLREYENVCTLRVRMPISSDLSNPRNFITKITRYNKVVNIPNSMTVLDELLPLSIEMAKRNCRGIWNFTNPGVVSHNEILEMYRDYMDPKFKWVNFNLEEQSKVIVAPRSNNELDSSKLKNEFPQLLSIKDSIIKYVFEPNKKT; encoded by the exons ATGACATCTGATAAAAAAGATCCATATGTTCCTAAGAAGATCCTAATAACGGGGGCAGCTGGTTTCATAGCATCCCATGTGACCAATCGTTTGATCAAGAACTATCCAAGCTACAAGATTGTGGCACTTGACAAGCTAGATTACTGCTCAAGCATTGAGAACCTATGCCCGTCTCGCTCCTCTCCCAACTTCAAATTTGTCCGGGGCGACATTGCCAGCGCTGATCTTGTAAACCACCTTCTGATCACAGAAGAAATAGACACCATAATGCACTTTGCTGCACAAACCCATGTAGACAATTCCTTTGGGAACTCTTTTGAATTCACCAACAATAACATCTATGGCACTCATGTCCTTCTTGAGGCCTGCAAGGTCACCCGGCGCATCAAGAGGTTCATTCATGTTAGTACTGATGAAGTATACGGTGAAACTGATCTCGAGACCGATATTGGCAATCCTGAAGCTTCTCAACTGCTCCCTACAAACCCATATTCAGCCACCAAAGCTGGCGCTGAAATGCTTGTCATGGCCTATCATCGGTCCTATGGCCTCCCCACGATCACCACCCGAGGGAACAATGTGTATGGTCCCAACCAGTTCCCTGAAAAGCTTGTCCCCAAGTTCATTCTGCGAGCCATGAAAGGCGAGCCATTGCCCATTCACGGAGACGGGTCAAATGTGAGAAGCTATCTATATTGCGAGGATGTTGCGGAGGCATTTGAGGTGGTTCTCCACAAGGGCGTGATTGGGCATGTTTACAATGTTGGCACAAAGAAGGAGAGGCAAGTGCTTGATGTTGCCAGGGACATTTGCAAATTGTTTGGATTGAATCCAGATGAAGTTATAGAGTTTGTCCAAGACAGGCCTTTTAATGACAAGAGGTACTTCCTGGATGACCAAAAGCTTAAGAAGCTTGGATGGGAGGAAAGGACTACATGGGAGGAAGGCTTGAAGATGACAAAGGAGTGGTATACTAAGAATCCTGATTGGTGGGGCGACATTACTGTTGCTCTTCATCCTCATCCTGGCATTTCCCTCATTTCTCTTTGTAATGACGATGACTGTTCCGTGCGGCAAAGGGGCACAAAAGATTGCTCCTATGCCAGTAAAGGCGAGAGTACTACCAATAGAAGTTCTTCAACTTTGAAATTTTTGATTTATGGAAAAAGTGGTTGGATTGGAGGGTTGTTAGGAAACCTCTGTAGGGATGACAGGATCGATTTCGAGTATGGAAGAGGAAGATTGGAAGATAGGAAATCCCTAGCAGAGGATATAGCAAGAGTTCGTCCAACCCATGTGTTCAATGCCGCTGGGGTCACTGGGAGGCCTAATGTTGATTGGTGTGAATCACATAAGGTGGAAACTATCAGGACTAATGTAGTGGGTACCCTTACTTTGGCAGATGTTTGCAAGGAGCATGGCCTCTTAATGATGAATTTTGCAACTGGGTGCATATTTGAGTACGATGAGGGGCATCTCGAAGGGTCTGGTATTGGATTTAAGGAGGATGACAAGCCAAATTTCATTGGTTCGTTCTACTCCAAGACCAAGGCTATG GTGGAGGAGCTTCTAAGAGAGTACGAGAATGTGTGCACTCTTAGAGTTCGAATGCCAATATCATCAGATCTTAGCAACCCACGGAACTTCATCACAAAGATCACACGATATAACAAAGTGGTTAACATACCCAATAGCATGACAGTTCTAGATGAGCTCCTACCTCTATCAATCGAGATGGCAAAGAGGAATTGCAGGGGAATATGGAACTTCACTAATCCGGGTGTCGTAAGCCACAATGAGATCTTGGAGATGTATAGGGATTACATGGACCCAAAATTCAAATGGGTGAACTTCAATTTGGAAGAGCAATCCAAGGTAATAGTAGCACCAAGGAGTAACAATGAACTGGACTCATCGAAGCTAAAGAATGAGTTCCCTCAGTTGTTGTCAATTAAAGATTCAATTATTAAGTATGTTTTTGAACCCAACAAGAAAACTTGA